In a single window of the Nilaparvata lugens isolate BPH chromosome 1, ASM1435652v1, whole genome shotgun sequence genome:
- the LOC111061690 gene encoding ribonucleases P/MRP protein subunit POP1-like codes for MCERQQFDNLLGGESSLPDYFPIKDFVSSRTREILALTEAIDDPQRVIVIPQKLPKHMQRRVMSHNPKRLPRKFREAHIDMQLKSGIPNVVKTPRRKYRRRPQNLLQEYNRRKRQFVWLETHIWHAKRFHMIEKWGYKLPNFPNDKSFRACYRACKEHCLLQDISYFSCIEIVGELDDILKGLNQLTSTECGLTFGAKCSLQGTRECSTTVFRVKEYPNGVIGTVKFMWKPPSDNSKRTLWVWCHAAYHSELFDELVKVFRLKNDECESMEVDSNVDPKLETRNVPSSKIPKYLSTVNGVTVSQLKDTLNRFRLTGPLSQPILTDLLRIIDPDKLNITDESLENARTTWAHNLLNKSEAIEILRKKKEFWEKMKLVTEPSQLPPHSIIPITVSDPRYHMPQIRTKQVSDSEGQSGIWPMKTISPDFVQDNPMWEPAIRDQSTAEKLSTAELNQIKSEQLVPGACDLEHIAPASFLPVVLIQNPGFKPQITRKGCSSKFGSGWDLVVPAGWAMPVWLGMVWRGARVGGLRESGSMQREAGSNCDLLAPDSAAGQRDSLAQKSANTDEFFRKPPAKRPNYIKLGIPTPFHQPWKELIRDWNGSDKSPSSFCVLRSIAVLQKLNNLLQELKNMSSSVLSERISEIGLEESSFLVAINVRMCKRGTLCGNSPLCLPSKDDVEKLKGNSTFMGPVEPSHTDIYEEERRSTRDAHQKELIRLRKRRKSAKDKNSVEVLKVLKERTELKVKEEKALMQRLWLPSEIGNLRNSCSREVIGFLEDGAFSYKEACSTGQGYIALTALLKFFSHWKTISSSKSPVILVRSPSSYQYSFAEVSIML; via the exons ATGTGTGAGAGGCAGCAATTTGATAATCTCCTTGGTGGGGAAAGTTCTCTACCAGACTATTTTCCAATTAAAGATTTTGTTTCATCCAGAACAAGAGAAATTCTAGCTTTGACTGAAGCAATTG atGATCCCCAAAGAGTTATAGTTATACCTCAAAAACTCCCAAAACACATGCAAAGACGTGTAATGAGTCACAATCCCAAGAGATTGCCCAGAAAATTCCGAGAAGCACATATAGATATG CAATTGAAGTCAGGCATTCCGAATGTTGTGAAAACACCAAGACGAAAGTATCGTAGACGTCCTCAGAATCTTCTACAAGAATACAACAGACGAAAGAGGCAGTTTGTCTGGTTAGAAACGCATATTTGGCATGCCAAACGATTTCATATGATAGAAAAATGGGGCTACAAATTGCCAAACTTTCCAAATGATAAGAGCTTTAGAGCTTGTTATAGAGCGTGCAAAGAACACTGTCTTTTGCAG GACATCTCATACTTCTCTTGCATCGAAATTGTTGGAGAACTCGATGACATTTTGAAAGGACTGAACCAACTGACCAGCACAGAGTGCGGGCTCACATTCGGTGCAAAGTGCTCGTTGCAAGGTACAAGAGAGTGCTCAACAACAGTCTTCAGAGTGAAGGAATATCCTAACGGTGTCATTGGAACGGTCAAGTTCATGTGGAAGCCTCCCAGTGATAATTCGAAAAGAACACTGTGGGTATGGTGTCATGCGGCCTATCATTCAGAATTGTTTGATGAGTTGGTGAAAGTTTTCAGGTTGAAAAATGATGAATGTGAGTCGATGGAGGTGGACTCGAATGTAGATCCGAAATTGGAGACACGGAACGTGCCATCCAGTAAAATTCCGAAATACTTGAGCACAGTTAATGGTGTAACTGTTTCCCAGCTCAAAGATACTCTGAACCGGTTCCGGTTGACTGGACCGTTATCTCAGCCAATACTCACCGATCTTTTACGAATTATTGATCCTGACAAATTGAATATCACTGATGAATCGCTTGAAAATGCCAGAACCACCTGGGCGCACAATCTACTAAACAAGTCTGAAGCTATTGAAATTCTTAGGAAGAAAAAAGAATTCTGGGAGAAGATGAAACTTGTCACCGAGCCATCCCAGTTACCTCCACACAGCATTATACCAATCACTGTTTCGGATCCACGCTACCATATGCCGCAAATCAGAACGAAGCAGGTCTCTGATTCCGAAG GACAATCAGGCATTTGGCCCATGAAAACAATTTCACCCGATTTCGTGCAAGATAATCCCATGTGGGAACCGGCGATTAGAGACCAGTCCACAGCTGAAAAATTGTCCACCGCAGAATTGAACCAGATCAAATCAGAACAACTAGTTCCTGGTGCTTGTGATTTGGAACATATTGCTCCAGCCAGCTTTCTCCCAGTGGTTCTCATTCAAAATCCTGGTTTCAAACCACAGATCACGAGAAAAG GTTGTTCGTCCAAGTTTGGAAGTGGTTGGGACTTGGTGGTGCCTGCGGGGTGGGCGATGCCAGTGTGGTTGGGCATGGTGTGGCGGGGGGCACGGGTGGGGGGTCTGAGAGAGAGTGGCTCCATGCAACGCGAGGCGGGCTCCAACTGCGATCTGCTTGCTCCCGACTCTGCTGCCGGCCAGCGCGACAGTCTAGCCCAAAAATCTGCCAACACTGATGAATTCTTCAG GAAACCTCCAGCAAAACGACCAAATTACATCAAGTTGGGAATTCCTACTCCTTTCCACCAGCCCTGGAAAGAGCTTATAAGGGATTGGAACGGCTCTGATAAATCTCCTTCGTCATTTTGTGTGTTGAGAAGCATTGCAGTTCTTCAAAAGCTGAACAATTTGTTGCAAGAACTCAAAAACATGTCATCAAGTGTCCTAAGTGAAAGAATTTCGGAAATCGGTCTAGAAGAATCATCTTTCCTAGTAGCGATAAATGTGAGAATGTGCAAACGAGGCACTTTGTGTGGCAATTCGCCGTTGTGTCTTCCGTCGAAGGATGACGTCGAAAAGTTGAAAGGGAATTCCACTTTCATGGGTCCAGTTGAACCTTCTCATACTGATATTTATGAAGAGGAAAGACGTTCCACCCGTGATGCTCATCAGAAAGAGCTGATCAGACTGCGGAAAAGAAGGAAAAGTGCCAAAGATAAGAACAGTGTTGAGGTGTTGAAAGTCTTGAAAGAAAGAACTGAATTAAAAGTCAAAGAAGAAAAAGCTCTGATGCAAAGGTTATGGCTACCTTCTGagattggaaatttgagaaatagCTGTAGTCGTGAAGTGATAGGGTTCTTGGAAGATGGAGCGTTTTCATACAAGGAAGCATGTTCTACTGGTCAGGGCTATATAGCATTGACTGCTCTGCTGAaattcttctcacattggaagaCTATATCATCTTCAAAATCGCCAGTAATTCTTGTTCGCTCTCCCTCTAGTTACCAATACTCATTCGCTGAAGTATCCATAATGTTATAG
- the LOC111061691 gene encoding golgin subfamily A member 7B isoform X1: MKVFVQRDYSDGTTVRFQTLFPPELEGKLDKGAFMYTVTQLNANFAEAEKGSCSTYCEGCLACITAYLMYICSETHYEKCLRKVAKFVAEQNERVYMPRGLLLTNPVDRGLRVVSFLSRVYSFINVICSITFGMVL, from the exons ATGAAAGTATTCGTTCAAAGGGATTACAGTGATGGAACAACTGTCAGATTTCAAACTCTATTTCCACCAGAACTGGAAGGAAAG CTGGATAAAGGAGCTTTCATGTATACCGTCACTCAGCTGAATGCCAATTTTGCTGAAGCTGAGAAAGGATCATGCAGTACCTACTGTGAAGGATGCTTAGCTTGCATTACAGCTTACCTTATGTACATTTGCTCTGAAACTCATTATGAGAAg TGCTTGAGGAAGGTGGCCAAGTTTGTAGCAGAACAAAATGAACGAGTGTACATGCCAAGAGGTCTCCTATTAACGAATCCTGTCGACAGGGGTCTACGAGTCGTATCCTTTCTGTCTAGAGTGTACagttttataaatgttatttgttCTATCACTTTTGGTATGGTACTGTAG